In Haematobia irritans isolate KBUSLIRL chromosome 1, ASM5000362v1, whole genome shotgun sequence, a genomic segment contains:
- the LOC142236575 gene encoding uncharacterized protein LOC142236575, with amino-acid sequence MNNRSINLRKTVLSTPIKDKPDLDNTPISSKYNSPKLIQLIDQKFARQTEILTAKIDQAVSKAMSAMDTKIIEMTKDINDLKKRIIEIENQHESISVLKNEIHELKFKLHRQDNLNVACNLRLNGIPSYKNENLYEIFKTMCESLEIVTPNINSIHRINTRSKTNDGTILIKLCSPMHKNFIMKTIAQFKRVKKTQLSLTISKDGLFNMVRVLTKQKPGLTIVHINAQSLQNKLDEFRQIFISSNIDIICVSETWFQPEIVDGIYNLQGYRLFRSDRDSHAGGVCMYVRNELNSCMKLKSDSGSQIEFIFLEVCTADNTKLLVGTVYRPHRTIPFNNLIDTLENLTLLYNDVIIAGDFNSNILVEKRLNESMNTLDLYSVNTIIPTHFSNSGNTLLDLIFVNNCEKVLLYDQLSASSFSKHDLLFLTYDVTVFKESKVFEFRDFRRINYNLLNDIANNINWNEVYYYEAVEDQVNFMQGKIKILFDACVPKKVLRTKPTQQPWFNYEIKKLIRDRDNKYKRWKRYKTTQLYDHFKLARREVTKAINIAKSSYYQRKFNDAVDSGAKWMTIRNIGIGRKSTTPINIDINDLNEIFANQTALGNQNNNSACECLPSCGDLSFEEFTFKCVDQYDVRKSFLSIKSNAVGMDELNPKFLKLLLPICLPYFTHIFNTVLTKSIFPNTWKYTKIIPLPKPNKEFRPIAILPYLSKVLERLMYEQINTYIISKKLLTERQSGFRPMRSCATVLTDVVEYLRSKMDQNLVSILVLLDHSKAFDTVNHSILVQKLQRRFNFSQSACRLVSSYLSGRTQSVCHNSENSNILSIYKGVPQGSILGPLLFCIYVNDLPLVLHHCNIHLYADDVQVYTSANLDDLPCCISKLNDDLDRINSWAYNNDLKLNPKKSKCLLISKNKFINHSQYQITINNTNIDIVQTATNLGVIFNNSLTWTNHLQQNIAKTYGMLRNLWAVQLSTPIQIRMLLAKTYLVPTLLYGIEIFANCSCDDKQKLLVAYNNIARYVFNKKRYDHISSFSYQLFNMSFENLIKFRYLGILEELPSLRSLALQIVLCPHSLSNVLAMQHLHFARVAMSQPAMIPPLPLTINQPPSNSSRIAP; translated from the exons GATCTCAAGAAGAGgattattgaaattgaaaaccaaCATGAATCAATTAGTGtactaaaaaatgaaattcatgaactcaaatttaaattacatCGACAAGATAATCTAAATGTAGCATGTAATCTGAGATTAAACGGCATTCCATCATATAAGAATGAAaatctttacgaaattttcaaaactatGTGTGAATCGCTTGAGATTGTGACGCCAAATATAAATAGTATCCATCGCATTAACACCCGTTCTAAAACTAATGAtggaacaatattaattaaactaTGTTCACCAATGCATAAAAACTTTATTATGAAAACTATAGCTCAATTCAAACGCGTTAAAAAAACCCAACTTTCGTTAACAAT TTCCAAAGACGGTCTTTTCAATATGGTACGTGTGTTAACAAAGCAGAAACCAGGATTAACTATAGTCCATATCAATGCACAAAGTCTACAAAATAAATTAGACGAGTTCCGGCAAATCTTTATATCATCAAATATTGATATCATATGTGTCTCTGAGACGTGGTTTCAACCTGAAATTGTTGATGGCATTTATAATCTACAAGGTTATAGACTATTTCGTTCAGATAGAGATTCTCATGCTGGTGGAGTGTGTATGTACGTGCGCAACGAACTGAATAGTTGTATGAAACTAAAATCAGATAGTGGAAGCCAAATAGAGTTCATCTTCTTAGAAGTTTGTACTGCAGATAATACGAAATTACTTGTCGGCACAGTTTATAGGCCGCATCGAACTATACCTTTTAATAATCTGATTGATACTCTGGAAAATCTTACATTGCTCTACAATGATGTTATAATCGCAGGTGATTTCAACAGcaacattttggtagaaaagAGACTCAATGAATCTATGAATACTCTTGACTTGTACTCAGTAAACACAATTATACCTACGCATTTCTCGAATTCGGGGAATACCTTACTTGATTTAATATTTGTTAACAATTGTGAAAAAGTTCTACTATATGATCAACTTTCTGCATCATCCTTCTCCAAACATGATTTGCTATTTTTGACTTATGATGTAACCGTTTTCAAAGAGAGCAAAGTATTCGAATTCAGAGACTTCCGCAGAATTAACTATAATCTACTGAATGACATAGCTAACAATATAAACTGGAACGAGGTTTATTACTACGAAGCAGTTGAAGATCAAGTAAATTTTATGCaaggtaaaataaaaatattgtttgatgCCTGTGTGCCTAAAAAAGTTTTAAGGACTAAACCTACTCAGCAGCCGTGGTTTAATTATGAAATTAAGAAGTTGATACGTGATAGAGATAATAAATACAAAAGATGGAAACGCTATAAAACTACACAACTTTATGACCATTTTAAACTTGCCAGACGTGAAGTTACAAAAGCAATAAATATCGCAAAATCTTCTTAttatcaaagaaaatttaatgatgCAGTTGATAGCGGAGCAAAATGGATGACAATTCGAAACATTGGAATTGGGCGGAAAAGTACCACACCTATTAATATTGATATTAATGATCTAAATGAGATTTTTGCTAACCAAACTGCGTTAGGCaatcaaaataataattctgcatgtGAATGTCTTCCCTCTTGTGGAGATCTCTCGTTTGAAGAGTTCACCTTCAAGTGCGTAGATCAATATGATGTTCGAAAAAGCTTCCTATCTATTAAATCGAACGCTGTAGGTATGGATGAACTGaacccaaaatttttaaagttattaTTACCAATATGCCTGCCATATTTCACACACATTTTCAACACAGTTCTGACAAAGTCGATTTTTCCCAATACTTGGAAATACACAAAGATAATACCTCTACCTAAACCAAACAAAGAATTTCGTCCAATTGCCATATTGCCGTATCTGTCGAAAGTCTTAGAGCGGTTAATGTATGAacaaataaatacatatataatatcaAAAAAACTGTTGACTGAACGGCAATCAGGCTTTAGACCTATGAGAAGCTGTGCTACTGTACTTACTGATGTCGTCGAATATTTAAGATCGAAGATGGATCAAAATTTGGTATCAATACTCGTACTCCTCGACCATAGCAAAGCATTTGATACAGTAAACCACTCTATTCTAGTTCAAAAGCTGCAACGaagatttaatttttctcaATCAGCATGTAGACTTGTCTCGTCTTATTTGAGCGGTAGAACACAATCAGTTTGTCACAACTCAGAAAACTCGAATATACTTAGTATTTACAAAGGTGTTCCACAAGGTTCAATACTCGGGCCGCTACTATTCTGTATTTATGTTAATGACTTGCCACTTGTCCTTCACCACTGCAATATTCACCTTTATGCTGATGACGTTCAAGTTTATACAAGTGCAAATCTTGACGATCTTCCGTGCTGCATATCTAAACTAAATGATGATCTGGACAGAATCAATAGTTGGGCTTATAACAATGACCTTAAACtaaatccaaaaaaatctaaatgtctgttaatttccaaaaacaaattcaTCAACCATTCACAATATCAAATTACCATAAATAACACCAATATCGACATTGTACAAACAGCTACAAACCTTGGAGTTATATTCAATAATTCGCTAACTTGGACCAACCACTTACAACAAAATATCGCTAAAACATATGGAATGTTAAGGAATTTGTGGGCTGTACAATTATCTACACCGATACAAATCAGAATGCTTTTGGCGAAAACGTATCTTGTACCAACTCTTTTATATGGAattgaaatatttgcaaattgcagttgtgatgataaacaaaagCTACTTGTAGCCTACAACAATATTGCCCGTTATGTCTTCAATAAGAAACGTTATGATCACATATCGTCGTTTTCCTACCAGCTGTTCAACATGAGTTTCGAAAACTTGATTAAATTCAGAT ACTTAGGCATTTTGGAAGAGCTACCAAGTCTTAGGTCCTTAGCATTGCAAATTGTCTTATGTCCTCATTCTCTGTCCAATGTCCTTGCAATGCAGCATTTACATTTTGCACGAGTTGCAA TGTCACAACCAGCAATGATACCACCACTGCCTTTAACCATCAACCAACCACCAAGTAATAGCAGTCGAATAGCTCCCTGA